In the genome of Paenibacillus sp. GP183, the window TGATTAATTAAGTGAAGCGGAGAGTCTGCCAGGATGCAGAAACCGCTTTTTCTCATTTTTAAGACAGGAGAATGATGAATGAACGTGAATGCGAAAATTGTGCTGATCACCGGAGCCTCCAGCGGGATCGGAGCCTTGATGGCTGAAGCCTTTGCTGCCAAAGGCGCTGTTCCCATATTGACGGCGCGCACCCTTCCCAAGCTGGAGGAAATCGCTGCGCGTCTGCCGGGAAAGCATGCAGTCTTCTATCTGGATGTGACGAAGTACGATCAGGTCACGGAAACAGTGCGGCAGATTATGGAGCAATTCGGGCGCATCGATATATTGATCAACAACGCGGGCTATGGGCAGTTTGAATCCTTCACTGACGCGGCAATCGAACATTTTGAAGAGATGATGGACGTGAATTATTTGGGTACTGTTCGCTGTACCAAAGCTGTACTTCCGCACATGCTCAAGGCAGGCAGTGGACATATCGTCAATATCGCCTCCATAGCGGGCAAGGTTGGCTCGGCCAAATCAACAGGATACTCAGCCACCAAACATGCGGTGCTAGGGTTCACAAACAGCTTGCGTCTGGAGCTGGTCGGCACAGGAGTTTCATTGACAGCCATTAATCCTGGAC includes:
- a CDS encoding SDR family oxidoreductase; the protein is MNVNAKIVLITGASSGIGALMAEAFAAKGAVPILTARTLPKLEEIAARLPGKHAVFYLDVTKYDQVTETVRQIMEQFGRIDILINNAGYGQFESFTDAAIEHFEEMMDVNYLGTVRCTKAVLPHMLKAGSGHIVNIASIAGKVGSAKSTGYSATKHAVLGFTNSLRLELVGTGVSLTAINPGPINTPFFDRADPEGTYVKNISWMMLKPEKVVSEIIHAIEHKRAEKNLPRMAGFASKLALLFPRSYDRLAHRIMNKK